One Trachemys scripta elegans isolate TJP31775 chromosome 4, CAS_Tse_1.0, whole genome shotgun sequence genomic region harbors:
- the CFL2 gene encoding cofilin-2 isoform X1, producing the protein MASGVTVNDEVIKVFNDMKVRKSSTPEEIKKRKKAVLFCLSDDKKQIIVEETKQILVGDIGDTVEDPYTSFVKLLPLNDCRYALYDATYETKESKKEDLVFIFWAPESAPLKSKMIYASSKDAIKKKFTGIKHEWQVNGLDDIKDRSTLGEKLGGNVVVSLEGKPL; encoded by the exons ATG GCTTCTGGAGTAACAGTGAATGATGAAGTTATAAAGGTTTTTAATGACATGAAAGTAAGGAAATCTTCAACCccagaagagattaaaaaaagaaagaaagcagttcTTTTCTGCTTAAGTGATGACAAAAAACAGATAATTGTAGAGGAAACAAAGCAGATATTAGTTGGTGATATTGGCGATACTGTGGAAGACCCCTACACATCCTTTGTGAAGTTGTTACCTTTGAATGATTGCCGATATGCTTTGTATGATGCCACGTACGAGACAAAGGAGTCTAAGAAAGAAGACCTGGTATTTATATTCTG GGCTCCAGAAAGTGCACCTTTAAAAAGCAAGATGATCTACGCAAGCTCTAAAGATGCCATTAAAAAGAAGTTTACAG GTATTAAACATGAGTGGCAAGTAAATGGTTTGGATGATATTAAGGACCGTTCAACACTTGGAGAGAAATTGGGAGGCAATGTGGTAGTTTCACTTGAAGGAAAACCCTTATAG
- the CFL2 gene encoding cofilin-2 isoform X2, with product MKVRKSSTPEEIKKRKKAVLFCLSDDKKQIIVEETKQILVGDIGDTVEDPYTSFVKLLPLNDCRYALYDATYETKESKKEDLVFIFWAPESAPLKSKMIYASSKDAIKKKFTGIKHEWQVNGLDDIKDRSTLGEKLGGNVVVSLEGKPL from the exons ATGAAAGTAAGGAAATCTTCAACCccagaagagattaaaaaaagaaagaaagcagttcTTTTCTGCTTAAGTGATGACAAAAAACAGATAATTGTAGAGGAAACAAAGCAGATATTAGTTGGTGATATTGGCGATACTGTGGAAGACCCCTACACATCCTTTGTGAAGTTGTTACCTTTGAATGATTGCCGATATGCTTTGTATGATGCCACGTACGAGACAAAGGAGTCTAAGAAAGAAGACCTGGTATTTATATTCTG GGCTCCAGAAAGTGCACCTTTAAAAAGCAAGATGATCTACGCAAGCTCTAAAGATGCCATTAAAAAGAAGTTTACAG GTATTAAACATGAGTGGCAAGTAAATGGTTTGGATGATATTAAGGACCGTTCAACACTTGGAGAGAAATTGGGAGGCAATGTGGTAGTTTCACTTGAAGGAAAACCCTTATAG